The window GCGCCTTGAAGGCCATGCGGCTTGACACACCCACATGAGAAAAGGGCCTTGCGGTCCTTTTCTCATGGGACATTCAGATCCCGAAGTGCTTGTTGCATTCAGACGGCATCGGCCGGCGCATCAGGCGCTTGGGTGTGCTTGATGAAGATTTGCGCAGCCCAGATGCCCATTTCATAAAGCAGGCACATGGGAATGGCCAGCGCCAGCTGCGACACCACATCGGGCGGGGTGACCACAGCAGCGATCACAAAGGCCAGCACCACGAAGTAACCGCGAAAGTCCTTGAGTTTTTGGATACTGACCACACCCATACGCGCCAGCACAACCACAGCCACTGGCACCTCAAACGCCAAGCCGAATGCCAGGAACATGGACAACACGAAGCTCAGGTAGGCCTCGATGTCAGGCGCAGCCGTGATGCTTTTGGGCGCAAAGCTTTGGATGAAGCTGAACACCTGACCGAACACGAAGAAATAACAAAACGCAACGCCGATGAAAAACAGCAGCGTACTCGACACCACCAAGGGCATGACCAGCTTTTTCTCGTGGCTGTACAAACCCGGGGCTACGAAGGCCCAGACTTGGTAAAGCACCACGGGCAAGGCGATCAAAAAGGCGCTCATCAGCAAAATTTTGAGCGGCACCATAAAAGGCGAGATGACCGACGTGGCGATCAGGGTGGCGCCCTTGGGCAAATGCACCACCAAGGGGGCCGCCAAAATGTCATACAGCTCGCCGGGGCCGGGGTAGATAGCCAAAGCCGCTGCCGCCAAAGCCACTGCCGCCACGGCCCAGATCAGGCGGTCGCGCAACTCGATCAGGTGCGCCACAAAAGGTTGCTCGGAACCTTTGAGTTCGTCTTCGGGCTGAGATGGGGTATCGGACATGGCGGGGTCGGTTGGACGGGGAGCACCAGAGGTGCTCAGTCGTCACACAGAATTGAGGGGCTTGGGCCGATAACGGGCCACGCGTGCGGCACCCGAAAGCGCTTTGGTGCGCACCCCGGAGCGGGCTTTGTACCACTGGGGCACAGCGCCACGTTTGAGACGCCAATTTTTCTCGGGACGTTTGTAGTAAGGCGGTGGCGGCTCGATGGTGGGCAGATCGCTGGTCAACCCGGCCGTGGTCTCGGACCAGTCTTTCTCAAAGTCAGAAGCCGTGGTCTGGACGGTCTGCTCGACATCGCGGGCCGCCGTCTCCATGGTCTCTTTCATTTTCTTGAGCTCTTCCAGGTCCATGGACCGGTTGACCTCGGCCTTGACGTCTGACACGTAGCGCTGTGCCTTGCCCAGCAAAGTGCCCAGCGTGCGGGCCACTTTGGGCAATTTTTCGGGGCCGATGACGATCAACGCCACGACCCCAATCAGGGCCATTTTCGAAAAGCTTAAATCCAGCACAGTGCGGCGTTCAGTCGTTCAAAAATCAAGACTTGGTCTTGGCTTCGACGTCAATCGTGGTCTTTTCGGCCTGAGCAGTGGTCGAAGCGGTGACTTGACCAGCCACAGGGGCTGCTGCCTCGTCCTTGTTGCCGCCCTCTTTCATGCCGTCTTTGAAGCCTTTGACAGCGCCACCCAGGTCAGAGCCCATGTTTTTGAGCTTTTTGGTGCCAAACACCATGACCACGATCAGCAACACGATCAGCCAGTGCCAAATGGAAAAAGTACCCATGAATATCTCCTAAAGATCTGAGGATTCTAAGGGGATCGACAACCGGTAAAGGATCGGCCCTGTGGAAGGAAGGATTTGGGGGGCGAAAGCCCCTTTTCAACCCCGCAGCCAGGGGCGCGGACCGCCCATGACGTGCATGTGCAGGTGGTGCACTTCTTGCCCACCCTCGGTGCCATTGTTGACCACGATGCGGAAACCGCCATCCGGATAAGGGTTACAACCCTCCTGCGCGGCCAGCTTGGGGGCCAGGGTCATCATGTGACCCATCAAGGCAGCGTGCTCGGGGGCCAGATGCATCATCGACGGGATGTGCAGCTTGGGAATGATCAGGAAATGGATGGGTGCCCAAGGCGCGATGTCGTGGAAAGCAAACACATGCTCGTCCTCGTAGACCTTGCGTGACGGGATCTTGCCCGCGATGATTTTGCAAAAAATACAGTGGTCGTCGGTCATGGCTCAATCGGTCTCAAAGTCAAAAATATCAGTCGGTCACCGGGCGCTGCCCGTTCAGGCGCACCATGCCCAACACGATGCGGTACAAAAACCAGATGGAAATGGCCACCCAGGCCAGCCAGGGAAGAAAAAGAACAACCACAAAGGCGCAGTGACCAAGTACAGCACGGCCGCCCGGATCACAGTGCGGATGCGGTAGCTGAAGTGCGTGGCCTCCCAGCCCGGGGCATCGCCCTTTTTGACCAAATCGATGATCAGCGCCACCACCAGCAAAGCCGGACCCATCTGCGCACCCGGAATCACGGCGCTCACAGCCACGATCAAGTGGAGGATGTAGCTGACCCAGCTGATGGTGTGGGTGCTGTCTTCGAGGGGCGGCGTGTTCATGGGCGCAGCTTACTCCCCCAAACGCTCGCGCTCTTGCACTTTACGCAGGGCTTTTTCTTCAAGGCCACTCAGGCCTTCGCGGCGAGCCAGTTCATTGACCACGTCAGCGGGTTTCAGGCCATAGTGTGCCAGCGCGATCATGCTGTGGAACCACAAATCAGCCACCTCGCCCACCAGCTTGGTTTTGTCCCCGCCATGGTCCACGTCTTTGGCGGCCATCACGGTTTCGGTGGCTTCTTCACCGATCTTCTTCAAAAAGGCGTCGGGCCCTTTGTGCAGGAGACGGGCCACATAACTTTTTTCGGGGTCACCGCCGTTGGCGGGTTTGCGGCTTTCGACCACGGCCGCGAGGCGGTCAAGGATGTCTTGGTTGCTCATAGGCTTGGGGCGTTCACTTGTAAATGGTTTCGGGGTCTTTCAAGACCGGATCGGCCGCCTGCCACTCCTCGGCTTGCAAGCTCTGAAAAAAGCAACTGTGGCGGCCCGTGTGGCAGGCAATGCCGGGCTCATGCCCCAGCTGGGTGATTTTGAGCAGCACCACATCGTTGTCGCAATCGATGCGGATGTCGTGCACCGTCTGCACATGGCCCGACTCCTCGCCCTTGAACCACAGCTTGTTGCGCGAACGGCTGAAATACACCGCCCTTTTCAGCTCGGCCGTCTTTTGCAGCGCCTCGCGGTTCATCCAGGCGAACATCAACACGTCGCCAGTGTCTTTTTCTTGGGCGATCACAGGCACCAAGCCTTTGTCGTCCCATTTGATTTGATCGAGCCAGTTCATAGGGGAGAGATCTTAATCCGTACGCACTGGCCTATCGGCCAGCGCATTCAAAACTCAGTAATGAAGCCTCAATTGGGCAATTTGCAGCTGATCACCTTCAACGCGATAGACCATGCGGTGCTCTTCGTTGATGCGGCGCGACCAAAAACCAGAGAGCGCATGCTTCAAGGGCTCTGGCTTGCCAACGCCTGCATAAGGATCACGCGTCGTGGCCTCGATCAGCTTGTTGATGCGGTCCACCATTTTGCGGTCTTGCTTTTGCCAATAGAGGTAATCCTCCCAGGCCAGCTCGGCAAAAACGAGTTTCACTTGAGCAACTCGCGTTCAACGCCCTGCCCCGCATGAAGCTGCCCCACCGCCGCCAGCAAACGCCGTGCATTGGCAGGCGTGCGCAAGAGATAGGCGGTCTCTTCAAGCGCCTTGTAATCTTCAAGCGAAAGCATCACCACCGATTGATCCCCATTGCGGGTGATGATCAGGGGCTCGTGGTCCTCGCACACACGGTTCATCACGCTCGCCAGATTGGCGCGTGCGGTGCTGTAAGTCATGGCATCCATGGTGGCGTTCCTGTACATTTATTGGTACAACTATATCAACTCATGACGCTTCTTGCCAGCGTAGCTGAAAAAGCGTTTTAGCTTGAATTCAGGATGCAATAAACATTCATAGCTTGCAAAATACAACCTCATCAAGGAAAAGCATCATGGCTGTTGCAATCAAACTGTCTTACGAATTGGTCGAAGCCGCCAAACCTTATGCTGCAGCGGAGCACCGTTCGGTACCCCGACAAATTGAGCATTGGGCCCGCATCGGCAAAGCCGTGACCGACAACCCGGACATGACCCCGCGCCTGATCCAAGACACCGTGCTCTCGCGTGAAGAAATCAAAGTAGGACTGGCCTCCTCCTATGATTTCGACTAACGCAGGACGACAGCGCCACACCGTCGTTCAGCAGGTTCGCCAAGAAGCTACACGCCAACGATAAACAGTGCTGAATGTAGCCAGCAAGGTCATGCTGTTGTCAGTCGGCATAAATGAGGACTTTTTATGCGGCGTCAAGACGCATGGTAGAGAGCATCCTCAAAAATACAATTCAATTCGAATGAAAAACTCTGTTGTCTACCACTTGAAAGCGCTTACTAAGTTCTGGTCCACTTTGTCCTCGCCTTCCATACCAGGCCGTGGCGTTAACAATTGAGGACAGTCGATTCAAGTCGTCAGAAAGCAACTCCAACTTTTCCGGCGGGTAGAACACGCTCTCATAGTCAACACCTGTTCCATGTGCGCGTTTGCGATATCGAGTCATCGGAATTGGTCCTGAATCAGCTCCTGCTGCAATACTCAACCATGCGTCATGCATGAGCCTATTTCTCTCCTTCACGACGTCTTCAAGTTCACGCCGAAGTCACTTCATGACTGAAAAGTCTTTTTCATACATTTGACCTTCCCAGTAAGTGTAAAAAAACTGCGAAGTACGCTGCAACAATTGGCGACGCCGTACGGTCACCCAACGCTGCATCAAGCAACTTCATCTCACGACTATCTCGAGTGACGAGATGAACTGTTGACGACTCTAGCGCGTTTAACAGCCCAGAAAAAGCAACCACATATCTACCTAGCGCCTTGTATGTGTTTGAATCAAGTTCAGATTGGTCTGTTTTCATCTCACAGAGTTGGATAACTCGGACTTAATTCAAATTAAATGGTCAATCACTTGCATCACAATTTAGCCAAGCATATGTTGCGATCTACATGAGCAGGGGTCTCACAAGCGCACAGGAATCCCCCGCTCCCGCATCCGCTCTTTGGCCTGCTGCACGGTGTATTCACCGTAATGGAAGATGCTGGCCGCCAGCACCGCGTCCGCGCCGCCAATGCTCACGCCGTCGGCCAGGTGGTCGAGGTTGCCCACGCCGCCCGATGCGATGACAGGTACGCTCACAGCGTCGCTCACGGCGCGGGTCAGTTGCAGGTCAAAGCCGCTTTTGGTGCCGTCGCGGTCCATGCTGGTGAGCAGGATTTCGCCAGCGCCGTACTCGGCCATTTGGGTGGCCCAGGCCACCGCGTCCAGGCCCACGTTTTTGCGGCCGCCGTGGCTGTACACGTCCCAACCGGGGCCCATGGGCAAACCATTAGTGCCGATGCGCTGTTCGTCTTCGGCGCTGCGGCGCTTGGCGTCGATGGCGACCACGATGCACTGGGCACCGTATTTGGCAGACGCTTCGCGGATGACTTGCGGGTTGGCAATGGCGGCCGAGTTGAAACTGGTTTTGTCAGCGCCCGCGTTTAACAAGCGGCGCACATCTTCGACGGTGCGTACACCACCACCCACTGTGAGTGGGATGAAGACCTGGCTGGCCACGGCTTCGATAATGTGCAGGATCACGTCGCGCCCGTCGCTGGTGGCGGTGATGTCCAAAAACGTGAGTTCGTCAGCGCCTTGCTCGTTGTAGCGGGCCGCGATTTCGACCGGGTCTCCGGCGTCGCGCAGTTCGACAAAGTTGACGCCCTTGACCACGCGACCGCCGGTCACGTCGAGGCAAGGGATGATGCGTTTGGCGAGCATGGGGACTTCTCTGGTTGAATAGGTTCAAGGGTTGCGCACTTGCAAGCGCTGCCAGCCCGCCCAGCGCCCGCCCGCTGGCAAGTTGATAGGCGTGTAGACCTGCGCGGCTTCGATGCACAGCATGTGCCGCCAGCCTTCGTCTGGCATGTCGGCCAGACGCTTGCACAGGTCTTGCGCGGGGTTCCAGACCACGGAGTTGGCCCAGCTGGGGCTTTGGCTGATGTGCAGGGTATCGTTCAGCGTCAGGGGCTGTGGCCCGGCTTCGTAGACGCGGTCAAATTCGGCAGCAAATCGAATCATGTCGGCCGCTTGGGCATGGGTGTCGGTGAGTGAATCCCATTCGGGCTGACCTCCCAAGCCCTGCAGTGTGGCCTGCGTCACGTCGGGCACGGCCAAATAGGTGTGCAGTGCGCCAGAGAACGCCAGCGCTTGGGTGTCTGTGTTGTGCACGTCCAGCGTCAGTTGCACGGCACCCGGGCTCAGGTCGATGTGCAGCGCCAAGGCAAAGGCTTGGGGCCACCAGGCGCGGGTTTGGGCGTTGTCATTCAGACGCAGCGTGAGGCGGGCATGCTCGGCTCCCAGTTCGGGCGCATCGGCCAACCAGGCCACGTTGCGAGCAAATCCGTGTTTGGGCAAACGGTCGGCCATGGGACCGCGTTGGTTGAACTGCGGAAAGCACACGGG is drawn from Limnohabitans sp. 63ED37-2 and contains these coding sequences:
- the tatC gene encoding twin-arginine translocase subunit TatC; its protein translation is MSDTPSQPEDELKGSEQPFVAHLIELRDRLIWAVAAVALAAAALAIYPGPGELYDILAAPLVVHLPKGATLIATSVISPFMVPLKILLMSAFLIALPVVLYQVWAFVAPGLYSHEKKLVMPLVVSSTLLFFIGVAFCYFFVFGQVFSFIQSFAPKSITAAPDIEAYLSFVLSMFLAFGLAFEVPVAVVVLARMGVVSIQKLKDFRGYFVVLAFVIAAVVTPPDVVSQLALAIPMCLLYEMGIWAAQIFIKHTQAPDAPADAV
- the tatB gene encoding Sec-independent protein translocase protein TatB, with amino-acid sequence MLDLSFSKMALIGVVALIVIGPEKLPKVARTLGTLLGKAQRYVSDVKAEVNRSMDLEELKKMKETMETAARDVEQTVQTTASDFEKDWSETTAGLTSDLPTIEPPPPYYKRPEKNWRLKRGAVPQWYKARSGVRTKALSGAARVARYRPKPLNSV
- the tatA gene encoding Sec-independent protein translocase subunit TatA, whose translation is MGTFSIWHWLIVLLIVVMVFGTKKLKNMGSDLGGAVKGFKDGMKEGGNKDEAAAPVAGQVTASTTAQAEKTTIDVEAKTKS
- a CDS encoding histidine triad nucleotide-binding protein, whose translation is MTDDHCIFCKIIAGKIPSRKVYEDEHVFAFHDIAPWAPIHFLIIPKLHIPSMMHLAPEHAALMGHMMTLAPKLAAQEGCNPYPDGGFRIVVNNGTEGGQEVHHLHMHVMGGPRPWLRG
- a CDS encoding phosphoribosyl-ATP diphosphatase produces the protein MSNQDILDRLAAVVESRKPANGGDPEKSYVARLLHKGPDAFLKKIGEEATETVMAAKDVDHGGDKTKLVGEVADLWFHSMIALAHYGLKPADVVNELARREGLSGLEEKALRKVQERERLGE
- the hisI gene encoding phosphoribosyl-AMP cyclohydrolase → MNWLDQIKWDDKGLVPVIAQEKDTGDVLMFAWMNREALQKTAELKRAVYFSRSRNKLWFKGEESGHVQTVHDIRIDCDNDVVLLKITQLGHEPGIACHTGRHSCFFQSLQAEEWQAADPVLKDPETIYK
- a CDS encoding Txe/YoeB family addiction module toxin, giving the protein MKLVFAELAWEDYLYWQKQDRKMVDRINKLIEATTRDPYAGVGKPEPLKHALSGFWSRRINEEHRMVYRVEGDQLQIAQLRLHY
- a CDS encoding type II toxin-antitoxin system Phd/YefM family antitoxin; its protein translation is MDAMTYSTARANLASVMNRVCEDHEPLIITRNGDQSVVMLSLEDYKALEETAYLLRTPANARRLLAAVGQLHAGQGVERELLK
- a CDS encoding TA system antitoxin ParD family protein; protein product: MAVAIKLSYELVEAAKPYAAAEHRSVPRQIEHWARIGKAVTDNPDMTPRLIQDTVLSREEIKVGLASSYDFD
- the hisF gene encoding imidazole glycerol phosphate synthase subunit HisF, producing the protein MLAKRIIPCLDVTGGRVVKGVNFVELRDAGDPVEIAARYNEQGADELTFLDITATSDGRDVILHIIEAVASQVFIPLTVGGGVRTVEDVRRLLNAGADKTSFNSAAIANPQVIREASAKYGAQCIVVAIDAKRRSAEDEQRIGTNGLPMGPGWDVYSHGGRKNVGLDAVAWATQMAEYGAGEILLTSMDRDGTKSGFDLQLTRAVSDAVSVPVIASGGVGNLDHLADGVSIGGADAVLAASIFHYGEYTVQQAKERMRERGIPVRL
- a CDS encoding D-hexose-6-phosphate mutarotase, translated to MSAQATCRDTAFAGLPACELALPQGDHLRVALHGAHVLSWVSGGQERLYLSPKSTMDGQAAIRGGVPVCFPQFNQRGPMADRLPKHGFARNVAWLADAPELGAEHARLTLRLNDNAQTRAWWPQAFALALHIDLSPGAVQLTLDVHNTDTQALAFSGALHTYLAVPDVTQATLQGLGGQPEWDSLTDTHAQAADMIRFAAEFDRVYEAGPQPLTLNDTLHISQSPSWANSVVWNPAQDLCKRLADMPDEGWRHMLCIEAAQVYTPINLPAGGRWAGWQRLQVRNP